From Micropterus dolomieu isolate WLL.071019.BEF.003 ecotype Adirondacks linkage group LG21, ASM2129224v1, whole genome shotgun sequence:
gggcgtGAATATAGCTTGaatatgtattttctttgattaaggatttattatttttgtaaaattgttttcattgtttattatgGCATTTAGGGTATAAAGGGGTAGGAgtacataagttttacttcttcctactcctttttgcacatgtaaatagagATGTTTAGGGATTGTCGTATGCTGAAGACAGAGAATGGAAAGAAAGGATGAATGAGCAGCAGTGAAAAAAGAACAGGAGCAGAAAAGGAATGGAGGTGATCAGAATATATTCTGCATGGACTGCAAgcgatttcttttttttcttctttttaaaaaaagtttatttgatGGGTATAGATGCTATAAACAAAGAGAATTGTACAACAATTTTCCAGTGCACAGCATAACAGCATTTATAGCTGCTGCTAATTTCCAATGCCCGTTTTAACATTACACATACAACAAACATTAAACATAGTAAGAGTAAAACAATTGAGCACATACATgtacaagaagaaaaatgagGCACAGCTCTTCCTTCAGTCTCTGTGCTAGCAGTGATGGGAGTCTAGAAAGGGTGAGAGCAGGCTTAACAGGGATAGTGTTTTACATTCTGTAAAGACATATGAAGAGAAAAAATGGTGCCTTACGTCTGCTGGTCATCTATCCCTCACTTGCTGTTGCCTGAATCTGATGTAGGAAGGAAGAGTAGGCTAGGGAATGTTGCACAATATGTACAGGAGCATCTTAGGAATGAATGGAATAGctacataaatatttttatactgaTGTAGAAGAAAGTGGCCTTTGATTTGTCGGCTATCCCCATATTCATTTCAGACATTGTGACTGCCTGATGGACTTTTTACGGCAGAGCTGGTAGCAATACTGTGGGTGGTGTGGTGGGTGGAAGAAGCTGAGGTGGAGAAAGTTGTTATTTGTTATGATTCGCTGTCTGGCTTTATGGCACTAGGGGGAGAAAGAGGTGGGGCTAGGTTAGATTTAGTTGGGGAGATGTTAACAATGTTTTGTGGATTAGAGAGGAGGGGGTGTAGCGAGGGTGTAGCGAGGGTTTCAGCACATGTTGGGGTTGAGGGGAATGGGGCTGCTGATGAAGTTGCTAAGGCAAGTTTAGGTAGAGAAAAGGTGGAGGTAGAGGTGCCTTTTGACAGACTGGAGTGTCATAGCATCATAAAGGAAAGACTGACCCAACAATGGTAGCAAGTGGATTAAAGACACCAGAGGGAGGAAGCTGGAACACTGGAAATACAACAATCTTGTTTTGGATAAATCAGATTAATTTGGCCAGATTAGGTGTACAGGAGTCTGTCAAACATTATCATGCACTTTGGAGACTGTTGTCATGGGTCTAAATAATTTGGGGGTTTAACTATTATCTTTAAAAACTCTGATGAGTGATAGTCCTAATCAAGAAGAGAGAGCATTGGAACTAATTCACTTTCTGAAATCCACCGGCCTATATTGGAAAATATAGGTCAGGAGGTCAGTAGGATGAGATCCAGTGGACAGTCTTCATCACCAGTGGGAGGCAGCAACAGAGCCTAGTCTGCCGGAaaggaacagaagaagaaaagaaggcGCTTTCTGACGACGTCATAAACTCTAGACCCAAACAAACCTTGGTAGGTAGCTAGTTAAACTATGGATGGCTAGTTTATTAGGATGGGTGTAGTAATTTGAGGGCGACAATGATTTCAGTCAGCTATATTCTGTTGTGTGGACAATTCCTGTTGCTACTGACGGTGATTCTGTTACAATGTCTGGAAGGAATTCACTCCCAAAACTCATCGACAACAGAGACTCCTGCTTCTTCTCCTGGTCAGGGAGCTACCGCCCTCCCGTTCAGCGAGCAGCCGTCGGATGTTGGCAAATATGAAATACCGGTGGAAAGTACGAATTATACAGAGCCCTATGAGTACAAGCCCCCGTCACCAGTCGTCCTTTGCAGCTACCTGTAAGTAACATGTACAGTAGTCTTGCTACAATGCTATCGTGtgttagctaatgctaactaTACGCGTACTGTTTTCAGAAATCCAGTTAACCAAAGCAGCGCCGTTTAACATCCGACATTTCCTATaatactttaaaaatgtgtcgTATAATTGAATAAGGCCAATTAAAATGAGTGGAGACtcttttaattgaattgaaatttgGTATTTCATTGGTAATATTGTACGCCGTATTTACTGTAAGGTCCTATGAATAAACGTTAGCCCTTACATCCAGCTCTGCTCGGTGTGCAGTGTTGCGAATAATTCAGGGGATTGGAAACTGAAGTTTGGcttgtgtttttacaaaagCATCTAACGCTACAGTTATCAGTTATGTAGGTTATcagtcattttcacagcagtggCATGCTACATTGTTAACTTTCTGTTCTTCGTTATATATTTGATACATGATGAAGACCAGAGGAGTTCATCTACTGTCAAGACCCTGTGGATCACGCAGGCAACCACAGCGCCTTCCTGGAGTTGGGCCATGGTTGTGTTGGGGTAAGTGCTGTTTGTAAGAACATGTTATGTTGTTAATCACTCTGCACTTGACTTATTCACTCTTTTTATGTTTAGTGGGGTGGCCAGACTCAAAAAGAGGTGAACCACACACCGGTTATCTGCACTGCACTTGATGATATAGAGTGTGCCGGACCCAGAGAATTCCTCAGAGGAAACGTACCATGCATAAAGTAAGGGACACACAACGGTTACACATCTGCATGTGCCAAAACTGTCTCACCAAACTTTAGATAATTCTTAGAATCGTTAAAACACACGTCTGCATTTGGAGCAGCTGATGTTTCAATTTAATATTCAGGTAAAATCtctgtgattattattttttgtcatattctCAGGCTTTACCAGTTAATGGCACTGTAAAGGTAAATGTCTATGTCATGCAGTTATAAGGTGATAATGTCTTCTTGTACAAAAGGTAAAAACAGTGTTCCCAGGCATCCCAGAGAAATTTCCTTTCACCCagtctgcaaaaaaaaacaggaaaattaattattaaagtgGTGAACCTTTGACATGTTAACATGTTCTTTTGCCACCTGGCTGGTAGCTAAAATTAGGAACctgagaagaaagaaaaatcacgACTGAAAAATGGAGACGCACACAGGAGACATTCTTCCACAGCAGCCTGTCTGTATGTTCAACCAGAAATTAACCAACAACACCTGTGGCATTTATTATAATTCACCCCAAGTTATTGACTAAACAAGCAACCTACCACGGGCCTAATTCTTTGGCATTTTATAGAACccataatgaaaacaatcattgTTTGCAGCTCTGTAGGAATCGGACAGGCcagctttttttctctgtcagctTCTTGTGGTGCTGCCTTCACGGGAACGGGAAGTCAGATTATCATCTCTAAAATGTTACCCACATggtgtttactgtgtaaactccgGAAAATTGAAGCTCTCTTTCTTGGCACCCTGAAAGCAACTTCGCTGCACCAGCGAGTGACGTGAACccacctcgcgctgtgagtcgcagacagtttgtgccaaagcggacataaactgtagtttcagtaggctataaaaatgtaacgttaaaaactgaagccctgacttggtctgttggggattgtaagctgcactttatcagaggtgctgaagttaacaggtgagatttctgcctgatcacaggtgttgtcGGTTAGTTCCGTTTTCCCCGGCATGAGCACCTCCTCGTCTCatccagttctgtgtctgtcagacggttcGAGGGGAAACTTGCAGCaaatcagtaacataatgcagtatagggcatgtagtaaaatattatgaattctctttaaataggctaatgacgttagtctcctattattaagatttttttctttacatgtcagagaactcagatatgtgggagagattctgaatgtgcagaaagttttgaacatgagcgcAGATATATATTGATTTtcgatattttatattttttttactaggcctatttaaaatcgtacttgattgcagagctgcaggcagTGCGTattcgcgcagcacatcctctcgctcgtccctctctctctacctctccctcagctgcacaaatctgtccaacacaacgctgtcaatgtcggagacccagcttaaaaaattattagcaagcatgtaaggagcctagctaataacgAGAGCTAaattaatgttagaatacagctggggtTTTGAGGCTAGCAcgctgtatatagctggtagtcaatatcgactgcacatgcacacacccccTGTGCgccagttacactgtcattctgtgggaaacactaagTTATGATATGATAAGTTATTAAAGGATGAGCTAACaaagtcaataactgaattaaaacggattaatttattactgggatgaaaaggggccacaatAAATTTAAATGGGTTACTTCCCCACagaagacacaaaagaggagataagacttaatcatgtgtgttgactcagcagtgttattaaataagttgatctacaggagaaaaatatttaaaagcaataaagaatgcctgagagcctcactacattatatttatatattttgaattgtcacctgccacctgacttttgtgtttcccttttatATAATAagatatttccaccataaattggtgcagaaactttcaccagaatgcaggaaattaagtgtttaatgctcagaatcttctgggggaggacctcCATACCACccacttattaagtgccccatccaagaaaacCGTTTCTGGCTTCACatacagtttctgggaggaacattcacttattagttaaatataattacttttcacgtGGCTTTTTACCTGGGAAAGTatttaatatgttgtttgtcattcaattatgtggttttttttctatgtttttaataacaaaaatcactcaaatatattttttgatggggggcggtaagggacctggataatggatagggtgGCATTGGCctcaaaaaaggttgagaaccactggcctAGAGTGTAATTGCGTAGTTTGTTGTTTCCCCCTCTTTTTCTGCTATAAGTCACACCTCATGCTTCACATGTCAAGTGACAGTATAGTTTTTTCCTCTCATATTAAGTCATTGCGAGGCAGATTGACAGCACATTTGATGATGATGGATATATTGAAGATGTAGTGTAGCAGTCTGCTTTATAATGAAAAAGCTTTGTTGTCGCAGCATGGGACTTTGAATTTCCATTAGTTAAGtttttctgaaaagaagaagaaaacaatataggattttaaaaaatcaaagtcTGTAGTGGTCTTAAAAATCCTGTATCATTTGGGCTCTAATTTCCATATCATGTTTGGAAAACATAAGTAGAGAGAGCAGGGATGCGAGAAGGAAAAGTTGCACTCTGTCCAGgcttttattgttgtttgcttttgttattaaaataactgcccCTCTGTCGGTGTAGATATGTTTCTGGGATGGTGTGACACCTACCTCTAACAAGAAGTCAGTCCACAGAGTGCAGAACTCTGCTAGAGCCGAATAATGTCTGGGGGGTTATTGTGCACCACCTAGAGCTGAAACAGTTTAGTCGATTAGTCGATCAAAAAGAAATTAAttgtcaactattttgataatcgattaacaactttagtcattttttaaaagaagaaatgtcAGACAGTTGCTGGTTTCATCTTAAATTTAAGGATTtggtgcttttctttgtcattatgACGTCATTTATGATGGACTGTTGGttagacaaaagaagcaatttaAAGACGTCACATTGGGCTCTGGAAAGTAGAGATTTTTCAAAatcttttgacattttacagactaaagaattaattgtgaaaataatcCTGTTGAGTTTAAGAACTCGAGAGGATCATCCTGTAAACAGTAAATTTGTGACATTAGTTTGATTGAATTACTTgagaaatgtaaaacattatcatatattgtatattattataaattgtaCAGGGACTGATCCAGATCTGTGGCATCCGTACTTCACCACTAGAGGGCAATGTAGTACCATTacttgaccttttttttttttgccatgttTTCACAGTACACCGCATTCTCCCAGCATCTCTCTGCATTCATCAGCACGAGGTTAATCTCTGTAGCAACTGCGTAGAGATCAGAGACATCCAGCGGGCTCAACACAATCAAAGCAGCACCTGCACAAAGACACTGCTGCAATCTAGTACTTGGATAAATGCTACTTTTGTGAAGCTTATAATGTTTAGTTTCTATTCAGACAGTCTGTCCACCCCTTTCATTGTACAGAACAGgtgttgcttttattgtgtctgCTCCTTGTGGATCAAAACTGCAAGTGTTCTGCGCTAGCTTCTATGAAGGTCTTGTGGTTTGCTTCATCTTTATCATATTAAGGTTCAAGGTATTAAATTGTGGAAGAAgttaaatgtaacattaaatgcttgtgaattattttgtttgCACTGTTGTTCCTATTTCATTCCAGGTGACATTAAATAGCATTAAATGTCCTCTTGCATCTTTTGCACAGATACACCGGACACTATTTCATCACCACACTGCTGTACTCCTTCTTCCTGGGTTGTTTTGGGGTGGATCGTTTCTGCCTGGGCCACACCGGCACTGCTGTCGGGAAGCTGCTCACCCTGGGAGGCCTGGGAATCTGGTGGTTCGTGGATTTGATCCTGCTCATCACTGGAGGCCTGATGCCCAGCGATTACAGCAACTGGTGCACCTACTACTGAGACAGACAGCGGAGCGTGACCGAGGACTCTGGCCAACTCTTAGTCAGATATTATCAGTTAAATATTGAAAACTCCAGGGCACTGGCCTCTGCCTGCCATGGTTATGAATCTGTGGGCTGGCTTGTTGTAAGGGGATTTATAGCTCAGCCGTGCAAAGTGGAGTCCAGGGGCCCCCTGAGGTTCCCAGGGCTCCCGAGAAAAATGTGGAATAAGTAGATTTAATTCTAATTTAATTCACTTGAAAATTCCCACATTGAGAATGCATAAGAATGACTATACTCAGCTTTCGCCAGAGCAACAGTGATGACTGCTACCTTTAATACTAAATTGTCAACTTGGGTCACCTGTAGTTCAGTTTATATGGTCTGGAAAGAAATGAGtcatgttgccttttagttctGGTCTGCTTCATGTTGACACTGACTTGACTGATACACGGAGAGGGACACAAGCACAACACATCTTTCGAAGAACTGATGTATTGGAGAAAATCAGCGCACTCATAAGGTGGCAGGAACACGTGTTATCACGGTTACCAAATGActtgcataaataaatacattgctTATAAGATTGTTTTCTTGACAGTTTACTGCTGAATAAATAGTAGTTTCGCTCTTCAATTCCTGCAAAAATCGGTTATTTCTTTACAAGCTCGTGATGACACCAGAGAACATAAATAAGCGCGTAAGGCTCAGAAAGTGCAGCATGACTTGCTGTTATTTTGTGAAATTTGATTTCACCATGTAAGTCCACACAGCAATAATGACACAGTATGACATCACTGAAAATGTCCAATCATTGAGTTACCTGTCTATCCATATGACTTCATTTGAACAGctccatatatatatttataaagcCAGTGTGAACACGAACCAAACCAGAACTGAATGGCAACAATTTACGTTTTATTCCCTTTGTTTGGACCAAATGAGCTGAACTACAGGTGTAAAAGTGACCTGAAATCCTACAAAATGTAATTAGTTCTCATGTCCTGAAAATGATGGGAATCCACGTGTTCTGTAGCTACAGTCCCACTCTTAATTTCAGATGTAGACATGCTGATACAGCCAGGCTAGATAGTCACTGTGACATACATAATTTTGCATACTGACCATGAATCCTCCATTCCAGTTAAACTCTGAGCAATGATCTTAGAAATATTCTGTGATTTCTTGAGGGCAACATCCTACACAATTATTATCATAGCTTTCCTTCTTCATGACCAAACAGCCCAGCTTTGACCCTTCGCTGTCCTCTTCTACTGGAGGCGTTCTGACTTCTGTAttttctctgctgcttcagTGTGTTCAAGCTGTACTTAGACTGATTAACATTACAGCCTGAAGCCAGCAAGAACACAAGACATGGACATAAGTCACGTTGACAAGATGCGACTCTAAGACTGTTTTGAGACAGCTAAAGCAGTACATTTCCTTTACCTTGACATATTGCATCTGTGCTGGGTGGGAGCATATCCCTCCTTTGCATTCATGTGTAGAGCCTGACCCTGTTTAAATGTCTCAAACTTAACAAATTTTGATCTTCATTGACTTTCTCCAGCGAGGCCCAGGTCTcacattaaaaatttaaaatcttCATCTTCCACTTTGTAGAATTTCTCATCTTTACCTGAACTGAAGGTTTATGTGCTCTTTCGTAGATACAGCCGGTTTCATTACCTAAGGATCCATAAAACCCTTCTAGGTCATAAAAAGTTGAAGAAGACATGTCAGTGTGTCGACTTGtctcctcctgcagcagcagcaatgtAGAAGGCAATATATTTTCAGCTGGCTAAACACCTTTAAAGTGGAAAGAATTAAGACTCTGCTTTACATATTGCAGTTTTCCACTTAATTCACAAAAATGGCAGTTTATATACTGTCTTACACACCTGCAAAAAGAAATGAGAGTTGTTATTTTATAAGATCTTTCCTTTAATCCAAA
This genomic window contains:
- the tm2d2 gene encoding TM2 domain-containing protein 2; its protein translation is MISVSYILLCGQFLLLLTVILLQCLEGIHSQNSSTTETPASSPGQGATALPFSEQPSDVGKYEIPVESTNYTEPYEYKPPSPVVLCSYLPEEFIYCQDPVDHAGNHSAFLELGHGCVGWGGQTQKEVNHTPVICTALDDIECAGPREFLRGNVPCIKYTGHYFITTLLYSFFLGCFGVDRFCLGHTGTAVGKLLTLGGLGIWWFVDLILLITGGLMPSDYSNWCTYY